Proteins encoded within one genomic window of Ovis aries strain OAR_USU_Benz2616 breed Rambouillet chromosome 1, ARS-UI_Ramb_v3.0, whole genome shotgun sequence:
- the LOC101109657 gene encoding hypoxanthine-guanine phosphoribosyltransferase-like, with protein MATCSSSIVINDDEPGYDLDLFCIPSHYAEDLEKVFIPHGLIMDRTERLARDVMQVMGGHHIVALCVLKGGYKFFADLLDYIKVLNRNSDRSIPMTVDFIRMKSYCNDQSTGDIKVIGGDDLSTLTGKNVLIVEDIIDTGKTMQALLSLVRRHNPKMVKVASLLVKRTPRSVGYRPDFVGFEIPDKFVVGYALDYNEHFRDLNHVCVISETGKAKYKA; from the coding sequence ATGGCGACCTGCAGCTCCAGCATCGTGATTAATGATGATGAACCAGGTTATGACCTGGATTTATTTTGTATACCTAGTCATTATGCAGAGGATCTGGAAAAGGTGTTTATCCCTCATGGGCTAATTATGGACAGAACCGAACGGCTTGCTCGAGATGTGATGCAGGTGATGGGAGGCCATCACATCGTGGCGCTCTGTGTGCTGAAGGGGGGCTATAAGTTCTTTGCAGACCTACTGGATTACATCAAAGTACTGAACAGAAATAGTGACAGGTCCATTCCTATGACTGTAGATTTTATCAGAATGAAGAGCTACTGTAATGACCAGTCAACAGGCGACATAAAAGTGATTGGTGGGGATGATCTCTCAACTTTGACTGGAAAGAATGTCTTGATTGTTGAAGATATCATTGACACTGGTAAAACAATGCAAGCCTTGCTTTCCCTGGTCAGGCGGCATAATCCAAAGATGGTCAAGGTTGCCAGCTTGCTTGTGAAAAGGACCCCTCGAAGTGTTGGCTATAGGCCGGACTTTGTTGGGTTTGAAATTCCAGACAAGTTTGTTGTGGGATATGCCCTTGACTACAATGAACACTTCAGGGATTTGAATCATGTTTGTGTCATTAGTGAAACtggaaaagcaaaatacaaagcCTAA